tttttttatatgtttctaacccctaatttgacacttccttcatgggataatcatcaattgaaacgaaagcgtgagtgaaaatgtttttgtgcggtaaaaactttgaattttttgaagaaagaaaacGATCGTGATTCTAATACTAACAGTTTTTCATTCGAATATTTTAATCGAGTAATTCTTTTAACGTACTTCATGatcaatggatgtgtaaacacatgagcgggtataaattttaggttttaaattatacagggtgtttcaaaattggcgaattccgaattcacaGCGTGGTAGGAAAGGACCCAGTGGAACTCGTAaatactttgaaaaaaaattcgctcttcctgaagaagaatATAACCCTGCATATCCACAGTAACCAAATACTAggtattctagctacgttgccgttccattttttaaaaaaattacaaaaatttaagatttttttctccaaagtatagctattcttcaaaaaattgttttacgtgacaccataaataacaattaacactgaacttttcagtctgtatttgaagaaaacgcaatTCAAAGAGACCAATATATCTTTGTGCGGGGagtcccaatttttttttttatttccgtatttggactactgaagtgatcctctacaacgctctgaattcggaattcgcgaattttgagacaccctgtattcaattttaactttgttttgaaaatttttcggaaaaaattataaatgaaatttttttttattttaacgattCCTgttggtggttaaatttattacgtggccttccataacacccagttcaaattttttatcaaatattaaGATTTCAATGGTTTTTATGTGTTTTTAGAATGTATCAATTGTTTGTGGTTCAGAAATTAAATGTTTGCTGTGccaaacataattttaaaggAATATACTTCTTTTAATctagttttcaaaaatttcgatGTAATTTTTGAATCGTTCTTTCCGATGTGGCGTACAATTCAAATGCCATCTAGGGAGAATACACTttttaataactaataaattgtttgaacaaattagatatttgttttttaaattcttcccCCTTCTCACTGTATTTAGACACTTTCACTTTTAGTTTGCTTAATTTCGGACAGATCTACcgataaataattacaaaaaattagaaGTAATTACAAGAAACTGacaatatatttattttacaataaaaataaaattgagtaGATACATCAAcataaaattgaataaaaatcaatttcagtaCGTCCATAGATATGTATATTCATGTCATAATTATCGATAAGTTGGGTACCTGTACTTTTGACACCTTGACATAATTATCGCTCCTATCATGCTCTTATCAGCATTATATTTGTGTAAATAATCACTAGCGTTGTATTCACAACCGAATCTCTCCTTTGCTCTTTGAAAACTTTTGTTTGTGTAATTATGGTGAAGGTACAACGGAAATTGAATCAAATTAGCAGATACATCTGAAGCTTGACTTCCGTTTTGCGCtttcaaaatacatatactcctacaaaaacaatttaaaacaacCGGAACTCTACCGCGGAGTCTTACCAGTAGAAAGGCTGCGCCCAGCAGAAGAGCTTTGTGTCTCGAATTGTTCTCGCTACCAGGAAGTTGCATGTATAAATTATACGCAACTTGCACTTGGTCCCATTGATGGATAATACTTCCAATTTGAGTCGATCCGTCGTTACTGAAAATCTAAGGAAAACAATGACATCTCCtcgtatttaaatttgtaccTGGAAATTGAGGTTTTTGTTGAGAAGACATCCAAAAGCAGAGTCCGGTCCGTCGACTTTGTATATGACGTCGTATCGTTTGTTGTAGACGGAAAAGCTAGGTTTTGTTGCGTTAATATTTTGTACAACTTTTCCAATAAACTCGCCCGGAGGGACCCAAACTTCCAACTCCTTAAAACGCATTAATTTATATTACAGAGGTCTACGTGATATTTTTAACGTTCCAAGAAAGGTTACGCCATTTCAACACAAACTGTTTGAACACGAactcatttttgtttatttttgggCAACCTTCCTTAGGACTTTAAAAACAGCGAGCGTCACAGACTTGTAAATATGGGAAAATGGAGCAGCAGGAGCCACACGCTAGTCGCCTTTTAAACTGTATAGCCTCTTGTTGTGTCGGATCATAAAGTCTCATTGTGAAAGCTCGACTAGATCCAAAACAAGTCCTTTGAAACGACTTCGAGCTTTCAGTGgcgtaaaaaattgtttcgcCTCGAGGCACTTTGACTGTGTAACGATTTTCTGATTCCAAGGTTGACATCACTGGAAAACATTTATCTTTAAACGGATTAATTGGTTCTGGAGGTATT
The sequence above is drawn from the Tenebrio molitor chromosome X, icTenMoli1.1, whole genome shotgun sequence genome and encodes:
- the LOC138140324 gene encoding phospholipid scramblase 1-like → MSAPFTNQTTIFNIAEISMPVFSEGSSPVISEPPSLTREQERLNLGTRRPIPVSTIDWQSSMTSHLSPLHGLDFLLEVNQLIIQQTVELTDLMSTLESENRYTVKVPRGETIFYATESSKSFQRTCFGSSRAFTMRLYDPTQQEAIQFKRRLACGSCCSIFPYLQELEVWVPPGEFIGKVVQNINATKPSFSVYNKRYDVIYKVDGPDSAFGCLLNKNLNFQIFSNDGSTQIGSIIHQWDQVQVAYNLYMQLPGSENNSRHKALLLGAAFLLEYMYFESAKRKSSFRCIC